A window of Fusarium oxysporum Fo47 chromosome II, complete sequence genomic DNA:
ATTTTTCGGCACAGACACTCCCGATCCCTGGAAGCTCATTCAAGGGTCCACgatcttctcttcctgcAGACCCTGCCCAGCCTGCCTTAGACTGCCAATCTTATGCCAAGCCGGGTCACCCACAGCTATCACAGGTGCTGCAGCCTCTTGGCGATCGTTTCTACCCTCGAAATACCGAGGATTCTTGGCTCTGTCTATCCAGTTTCAATCAGAAGCAAAATGCATTACTAGAGTGAGCTCTCCTAATCACTCATCTCGGCGTCAAGAAATAACAAGTCCTTGCGAAAAAGAGGATCCAGTGGCATACCAAAGCCGAAAACAGCAGCCACATGGTCTCGATTTGACTTAGACGATCATGAGTGGGCCCTTCAACGGTCGAGAAGCCATTCTATGGTACCAGCAGCCAAAGAGTGGTCTGACAACGGACAAGCCTCTCCAATAGAGCCTCAGCATCACAAGCGAACCCGAGATCTTGACGAGCCATGCAACTCAGGATTTTCAGCCGCTGCGTTCTCTAATCCTTGATGCTATCTCGTCTAGCTTGGCTTTGTCACTGATGGTTGCTTCGGATCAGATAATGATTATCTCCTGATCTTTTTGATATGATAACTTTGATCTTGAATCAGGAGGTCATAACACCCTCGACCCTCAGCCACTTGCCTTGATGCAGCTGCATGGGTGCGGCTGAACTGTCACTGCCATCCATCTCGACGGAACATCGCCGCTTCGGAGGGAATGTAGTTGAGATTCCAAATTTGCCTCATCTGAAAGTCAAGGCTTTTGGGCATGATACTTTCCAGAATACGGTGACTGCAGCATTTCCGAAAAGTACCACAATTACCCATGTCAAGTCGATACAAGCAAGAGCATATCGGCATTTGACTCTTAACTGGGATCCGAGGTCACATTGTGGGGTGCTATGAGACACGGAGCTATCCTAAGCTTCCATCAATGTAGCTTCGTCAATGAGTCTTCCTCCATTCTTGTCTTGAGCCTGACTTTCGAGCGGTCCAGTTCAGTCTGAAGAAGTGTGTGCACAATGAGGGCCTCGAAGTCACTTCAAGTTAAACGTTAAGCATCAAAATAAGAAACAGCCCAATTGCGGGAAATCTAGGACATTCACACCCTCAATCTGCAGTCACAGAATTATCTGATTGATTGATTAAGACCGCCCCATGAGGAAACATCCCACGCTACGGCAATTCCTTGCCGAGTGTCGACAAGCTAactgagcagcagcaagccACCAACCATCCAACAACCCAAACAAGTCCGATCGTGGGCTGTTTTCTGGCCATCGCTTCGGTACTCGGTAGCTCGCGCTTCATTCTCGACCAGGTTCTCATGTTCGAGGTTTTTTTTTACATTCCGCGCTTTACTCTGCTGATCCTTGCGGCATCTCAAAAGTGCAACTCGTCTAAGTATACGCTTAGCCAACAAGCTTAGCTTACAAGGTTGTTATGCGGATACTAAATCAGATCGTGTCTTCCGACCCCCTGCTCGAGCTTTTTCTTCTCGTAAGGGCAAAAAAGTTATCTGATCGGCAGCCTGTGATGACTGGATCATTCACAAGCTGCTCCAGTCCCAAACGAACCAAGTGTaacatcaaagtcaatatcTCCATTCCCACACCCTCTTCTCGACAGTCCCATACTTCTCACTTTGCTGTATCACCTTATACTTGAGCTCGAGACAGCTCCTCTCTTATCTTGAGCCCAACACAGCTCTCTCAAGTGACTCAACTgcacaacacaacacaacacaacactATCAACTGTCAACTGTCAACTGTCAACATGGCCGTAGACGTCTTTGCGGTTCCtgtcttccttgttgtcTTTCGAGAGACGCTTGAGACAGTCATCATCGTTTCTGTCTTGCTTGCTTTCCTCAAGCAAACCCTTGACGGCCCCAATGGTGACATCAAGGTGTACAAACAGCTGAGACGCCAGGTGAATCAACAGAGATATCCCCTACGCCTGCCTTGAATACTGACTAGAGTGACAGGTCTGGCTTGGAACGGGTATCGGGTTCTTCATCTGCTTGGTTGTCGCCGCTGCTGTCATTGGTGTCTTCTACACCGTTGGCAGGAACTCATGGGAGAAGAACGAGTACTACTATGAAGGCGCATTCTGTCTCTTTGCATCCCTAATCATCTCCGTCATGGGCGCAGCTCTGCTCCGTATCGGCAAGATGCAAGCAAAGTGGCGAGTCAAGCTGGCAAAGGCTCTCGAATCGCCAATCAAAGCTGGTTCCAAGGGATGGTTCAAGCAGTTTATCGAGAAGTACGCTATGTTCGTCTTGCCTTTTGTCACCGTCCTTCGAGAGGGTATCGAGGCTGTCGTCTTCGTCGCTGGTGTGTCCTTTTCTGCTTCGGCCAAGTCCATTCCTCTCCCAACTGTTGTCGGCCTCTTTGCCGGTTGCTGTGTTGGCTATCTTCTTTACAAGTAAGTGCTATATATACAAGTGTGATGAATTTCAGCGACTAACTGGACCCAGGGGTGGCGCGAGCACCAAACTTCAACTCTTCCTCGTTCTCTCGACCTGCCTCTTGTACCTCGTGGGTGCTGGTCTCTTTTCTCGCTCTGTCTGGAGTTTCGAGATGGCCAAGTGGAATGAGTACATTGGTGGTGAAGCTGATGAGTTTGGAAACGGACCTGGTTCCTATGATATTGACCAGAGTGTCTGGCACGTCAACGTATGTCTTCATCTGACAAACTTACCTCAATATTCTAACAACTCTTTAGTGCTGTGCCTCCACCGAAGCTA
This region includes:
- a CDS encoding iron permease FTR1/Fip1/EfeU, whose product is MAVDVFAVPVFLVVFRETLETVIIVSVLLAFLKQTLDGPNGDIKVYKQLRRQVWLGTGIGFFICLVVAAAVIGVFYTVGRNSWEKNEYYYEGAFCLFASLIISVMGAALLRIGKMQAKWRVKLAKALESPIKAGSKGWFKQFIEKYAMFVLPFVTVLREGIEAVVFVAGVSFSASAKSIPLPTVVGLFAGCCVGYLLYKGGASTKLQLFLVLSTCLLYLVGAGLFSRSVWSFEMAKWNEYIGGEADEFGNGPGSYDIDQSVWHVNCCASTEAIQNGWGIFNAILGWTNSATYGSVISYNLYWICVMIGFIIMRFKETHGRLPFGKAKAPANAVDDAESHASSTPKNAATEKTTTA